TGCTGATCTGATTATCTTCGAGCTTCACAAAACGCTCAGGCGAAAAGCAGACAAAGTGCTCGTGATAGCACAGTTTAAACGGAGCATTTGCGGTGTAAAAAAGAGTTTCAAGGGAGCCTGAAAACTCAACTTTGGTAGGTGCTGTAAGATTGAGCAGATAGGTGTTACCCGCTTTGATTGCTTCGATAACCGCATCACATTGAGCGAAATAGTGCTCTTTGGAAGGAGGCGTTTTAATCCACGAAACATCGTTACATGTAAACAAATTGCACGCGTTACTTTGGCTTTCTAACTGGTACAAAATGCCGCTTGGAACGGCATCGAGGGCAAAGACCTCAAACTGTTTTGCCGCATAATCAATCACAAAGAAAAAAGGCGTTCGCGCTTTGCCAAACGCATTGAGTTTTGAGGCAAACTCAATGTTCAATCAGCTTCTCCAAAACCGCCATTCGCACCGCCACACCGTTTTTAACTTGCTCTAAAATTTTGGAGCGTGGATCTTTCATCATAAAATCATCCACATCGACATTGCGATGCACTGGGCCTGGATGAAGGATGATAATGTCACGCTCTCCCATCAGTTTAGAGGTAATGCAAAAATCGGTTCCATAATCTTTCAAAGAGGCGTAAATCTGATTAGCATGACGCTCGGTTTGCGCACGCAAACTCATAATCACATCAACCTCATCGATCACCTCTTCGATACTATGATGCACACGAAGATCGGTTTGTGGCAAGAAATGCGGAGGTCCAACAAGAATGACTTCAACACCCACACGCCCTAAAAGTTCGATATTGCTGTTGGCAACGCGCGAGTTTTTAATGTCTCCCACAATCGCCACTTTTTTACCTTTAATATCGCCAAAATGACGCTTCATCGTAAAAAGGTCTAACAGCGCTTGGGTGGGGTGCGCATGGCTTCCATCACCGCCATTGACGATAGGACAGTTGACATAATTGGCTAAGATGTGAGGTACGCCAGAACTTTTATGGCGCACGACAATCGCGTCAGGTCCCATCGCATCAAGGTTAGCTGCGGTATCAAACAGCGTTTCGCCTTTACTCGAAGAGCTGCGTGAGACATCAAGACTGACAACCATTGCACCAAGGCGTTTGGCTGCGATTTCAAAACTGCTTCGTGTCCTCGTTGAGTTCTCAAAAAAGATGGTGATGACCGTTTTGTTTTTCAAAATTTCGCGTGGTTTTTCATCCAAAAACTCGGTTGCTCGCTCAAACAACTGCTCTATCTCTTCCAACGAAAAATCCCGTGTATTTATCAAATGGTTCACGCACCGCTCCTTGATGATTTTGCGAAAATAATAACAAATTTTGACTGTAAGTTTCGTTAACACTTCGTTCAATTGCATGTGCTACAATTCGCAAATAAGGAGTAAACATGAAAAAAATCTTTTATGCGTCACTTCTGCTTTTAGGTTCTCTCCTTTATGCGGAGACGCTCAATCTAACAGAAGAGGTACGCGTCATAACCAGTAAACCAGAGTACCGTATGGTCAACTCACGGGTTCCATACCAAGAGTGTTGGGATGAGCAAGTTGAAGTGCATTATGCTCCACAACCGTCCAATGATGGCAGCGGCGTAGCGGGTGCGCTCATTGGTGGTGTCGCAGGCGGTGTTTTAGGGCATCAAGTGGGTGGTGGTAGAGGTAACACAGCAGCAACCGTGGGTGGTGCCATCGTAGGAACCTTGGTGGGTAAAAATCTTGCAGAAAATGCAACGAGCACACCGCCACCTCCAGGATACCGCATAGAGAGACGTTGTGCGACTCGTTATGAAGAGAAAAGTATGGAACAATTTATGGGGTATCGCAACACGGCGAACTATAAAGGTCAGACGATTGTTAAGTATTCGGACAAACCCTTAGAGTTTATCCGCTTGAACGTCATGGTAACGTACTAAACTCTTCAAAATTTCATCCATATCGTCTTGGACTGAGAGCACTCTGCCAAATACTTTTTTGAAAAATGGCAGGGTGGTTTCATCAAAAGAGGCACGATCTCCTTTAAAATTAACACACCACTCATAATCATCCACACCTAAACCATCCAGCAGATGCAGATTGAGCAAAATATCGTTGATGCAGCCGAGTTGATCGTGCCCGACGAGCAGTGTTTTGGCATTAAACAGACGAATAAAATCGTACATGTAAAGATCTTCTTCAATGGGAACCAAAAGCCCGCCCGCCCCTTCAATCAAGACAATATCGCACAGCGCTTCGATCTTGGCATACGCACTCTCTAACAATTCCAAACTCACTTTTTTGCGTCCTTTTGCCACAAAGGGCGCCGCAGGGAGTTCAAATTGATAGGGCACAATGTCACGAAGTTTTAACACTTCTAGGGCAGGATGATACCGTTTTGCCGTTTCAAAAAGCAGTGTGGCATCCACAGGATGCGTCACAACACCCGTTTCTATCGGCTTCATAACACCGACTTTAAATCCTTTGGCACTCAGTGCTTCTAAAAGTTTTAAGGTTGTGTAGGTTTTACCAACATCGGTGTTGGTGGCAGTAATAAAAATGGGGGGATATTTCATAGAAAACTTCTTTTTTTGCGTTATTATAGCAAAAATGTTTTAGTGCTAGGACGCTTTTTGTGCGTCCTAGCACGGATTTAGCCTATGAGATAACGCGTTAAAAAACCAAGAGACGCGGCAACGATGTGCGGTGCTCCGAACAAAAACGTTGCAAAAACTTGAACAAGAATGCTTTTTTTAAGCTTCATTCCAAAGATAATCAGCGTTCCAATAAACGTTGTGGCAAAAATGTAGGAGAGTGCATGCGTTAGCTCATACGAAGGGTCGTACTTAATGCTTGCAAGGGCTAGGGAAATCACATACGCCGTGATAAAATACCCGATAACATTCGTAAGTGTTTCATAGCGTTGAAACTTCTCGTAAAAATCTTCCACACTCGGAGGCGGCAACCCTTTAGACTCTTTGAGCTTTTTAGACGCGATAGCCCTTTTTTCAAAGAACAGGAAGGCGAATAAATTCAAGGCAACGCCAAGCGGAACGATTAAGAACAGTGCATCCATAACAAACTCCTTGTCTCATTTTCGTGATATGTGAAGATTGTAACTTTCGTTTGTTTGGGGGTTGCTTAAAAGAAATCATTAATCATAATTTATACTACTTAAATCGTACGGGCACACAAAAATCCAGATCAAACAGCTCATCAGCCTCGATAAAATGGTTTTTACGGTACAAGGCAAACGAAGGAAGTGCCGCTTTTTCATACACACTTTTTGGCAACCAATCGTGGTAAATCACATCCATATATTTTTTCAAATCACCGTATTTTCCTTGCAGTGAAAAAACCGCACAAAATGTAGGAGGAATACGCATCACGCCCACTTCACCGCTTCGGTAAAATTTTTGGTGCGATGGAAGCTCTAAACAGGCGACATAATGGCACTGGGATGATTCCACAAAGCGAGGATTACTGTGATGCAGACCGGTCATCTTTTGCTGTGCAAAATCAATGCCTTCGTGAAGCGCCCATGCTTGAAGTTTCAACCATGCCATCTTAATGCTACGATCGTACCCTTTGTGCCGCACATATGCCACATCAAAACTGGGCATCGAGCAGATCTTTACATGTAAAGGGGTATTTGCAAACGTATAGTCCCTGTTTTCATTGGCACGATCGACTTCGCGCCACTTCGTTGGGGTCACACCAAAGTTCTCTTTAAAGGCTTGTGAAAACGAAGCATTGGAGCTAAAACCTACCTCATGCATAATGTGCGTGATCGTCGCATCGGGGTTAAACAGCAGCAAATTAGCAGCATGCTCAAGCTTAACGCGCTTAATGTACGCATGCACACTCTCTTTGATCTGCTCCTTGAAAATACGGTTAAAGTGAAACGGTGACATCGCCACCAAAGAGGAGAGCTCCTCGACACTAAAGTTTTTTCCAATAGCGCCATGAATGTAAAAAAGTACCTCATTGACACGCTCAATATGGTCATTTTTCGTGTTTATTTTGTGTTTCATGCCACAATTATAGCACAAATGGACAAAGCTAATCCCTCATTTTAGATGGCACAGCACTCGAAGAAGCGCTATAATACGATACATTTTAACAAAGGCTAGACATGCAAACCAAATTTGCAAAACGTGTTACCACGGCGTCACGTTCATTTACCCGTACCATCTTAGATTTAACGGCACAAAGTTCCATCATCTCGTTTGCAGGTGGACTTCCTGATGCGGCACTTTTTCCACGAGAAAACATCGAAAAACATGCCAAAGAACTCTTCAAAACCGAAGACAACCGTCTGTTCCAATACAGTAACGCTTCGGGCGTTGAAGCACTCAAAGTGGAAATCGCTAAGAAATACGTCAACACCACTTCAGCGCAGATCATGCTCACCAACGGCTCGCAACAAGGGCTTGATTTGGTCTGTAAAACCTTTTTGGATGAGAAAGATTGCATCATCGTCGAAGACCCAAGTTACCTAGCCGCCCTTGGACTTTTTCACATGTACAACGCGACCATCAAAGCCGTTCCCCTCAGCTCAAAAGGCGTTGATACGGAAGTTTTGGAAGTTTTGTTTCGAGATTATTCGCCTAAGTTTTTCTATACGATTCCTATTTTTCAAAACCCAACAGGTTACTCGTATACGTTAGAAAATCGTCACGAAGTGGTACGTTTGGCTCAAAAATATAACGTCATTTTACTCGAAGACAGCCCGTATGAAGCGCTTCGTTATGACGGTGTTCAAACCACAGCTTTTGCGGATTTGCTCCCCGAACTGACCATCGCACTGGGAACGTTTTCTAAAACACTCGCCCCTGATTTTCGCATCGGCTGGATGAAAGCACCCCAAGAGATTATCAGCGCGCTAACGCTCTCCAAAGAGAGCACGGATCTGCAAAACTCAAAGTTTTTCCAACACATCTGTGCCAAAATGATGCAAAGCGGTGAGTTGCAAGAACATACCAAAACACTGATCGCATACTACCGACCCAAACGCGATGCGATGGTTAATGCACTGCATAAGCTTTTTGGTGATAGCATCGAATTTGTCGTACCGGAGGGCGGAATGTTCATTTGGGTGAATTTTAAAAAATGCGCTGATAGTATGAAACTTTTTGATGTGGCAATTAAAAAAGGAGTTGCCTTTGTTCCAGGAAGTGTTTTCTTTGCCGATAAACGCGTCACCTCTTATGGAAGACTCAACTACACCAACTCAAGCCTTGAGCAGATTGAAACGGGTGTTAAAAAGCTTTACGAGGCGTATCAAAAAGTCTAGCACCAAGGGGGCATGGGCTTTCTGCCAAAGATTACCTAGTGTTAACGTAGTTTTTAAAGCTTTGCTTTAAAAGCGTGTCAAGAGTAAAGAAAGAGGGATTACCCTCTCTCTTTCTTTACATGTAAACGTGCTTTCCATGCCAAAAGCAGTCCAAAAAATCCTACAATTAAACTGATTCCTGAGATAATTTGCGCGTATTTGGTAAACAGTGGCGCAGACTCCCAGATCATCACATGATTTTGATCCACTTCAAAGCTGATGTTAAAAAGATGCCCCCCATGGTCACTTCCTGGTGTTGCAACGAGTTTCCACATCCCCGCACGATCGGGCACAAAAGCGACAATCCCATTTTTATCACTCTGCCCTTCTTGAAACGGCAAGCTCGCATTGGGAGCATACAGCGTATACGGAGCATAAGAAGCAGGCTCTGAGCCTAAGAGCAGTTGAACCGCCATCGCACCCTCTTTAAACGAGTGCTCAACACTGTGCGCAAAAAGTGACGATGAAAAGATACAAAGCAAAATCCAAAGAAGTCGCATCTATTTCACCGTAAAGGAGAGACTACTTTGAATCGTCACAGCGTCTACGGAAGGATCTGCATATTGTTGTGCATAATATTTTGCTGCTACAATAAAGAGCCCTTTTTTCTTCACAGGAATCTGCGCAATGCCGTACGCGTCGGTTTTATAACCAGGTTCTTCCTCATCACTGCTTTCAAAACCAGCGTTGGCTAAAGGTACGCCCTCTTTTAAAACAAGCACAGGAAAGGTATCGCCCACTTTAAGCATCAACGGGTTCACAAGAGGAACAACCTCCATGTAAAGACCCACAGGCTTGCTAAACGCTTCATTCCAACTAAAGAGTGTTTTGCTAAATTTATGGCTTTTGAGTGTCCCAAAAACGACACCTTTGGCTTGATTAGCACTCACATGCTCAAACCCTTTGGTTCCTTTAACCCAATGCCCTGCATCAAAAGAGAAGCTCATCATTCCCACATCCGCATCGGTTAAAATCTTAGGCACGCTACTACTGTAATCAATCCCAGCCGAAATCGGTTTTCCGTTCACACCAAACGCTTTAACCCCTTTGAGTTGCTCTTTCGCATAAGGCTCAAATGTTTCATGATTCCAGTAGATAGCCTCATAGCTATTCTCCTTTTTGGATGCCACAACTTGATGGGCAAAACAGACGCTGGCGGTAAAAACGCTCAAAAGCAACAATGAAAAAACTTTCACGAAAACTCCTTGAAGATGAATTAAAAAGTATTTATAAATAATACTAATTTAAATAAAATCATATATTATTCATGCTTAATAAAAACTATAAATACGTATTATTTATTAATGCGAGAATATGCACGACTCAGGAACGTTAAAATTCAGAGGAAATTGAGAAAAAAAGGGAAAGGGAAGAGAGTCTAAATACCGTGTTTACAGATGATTGATCCAAGCGCTGCACCCACAGCTTGCGCAACCACATCGCATTTTACTTTAAAAAGAAAGAAAATCGGAAGCCCTTTGGTTTCACCCAAGCATTCGTAATTTCCCATCCCTTTAGCAATGATACACTCCGCTTTTTCAAAAATGCCACGAGCCTCTTCATTCATCAGCTCCAACACAAGCCCAGGAGTAGGAACGCCACTATCCACAATCATTGCGATTTCATCCATTCTTGAAGCTAGTGCGTCTTTACATGTAAGATCATTGATGATCGGTCGTCCACGCACAAAATAGTAGACTTCAATGGTTGGATAGAGTTTTTGGATGGTTTGAATGTAGAGTTTATCGAAGATCTCTTCGCCCGCATTATCGGCTAAATAGACCAGTGTTTGTGTGTGTTTCAGTTGCGCTTCAAGCATTTTAAAATCATCAATCGCAAAGGGCGTATGGTAAATCTTCTCCAGCTCCTCTTCAAGATCGTACAACATCACCGCCGCAAGGTCGATCACATTGCCAGCTACTGCTGTTTTGGTCGCTTCAAAAAGCGTGTTAGCACTCGCATTTATTTTGGCTTCGCACAAAGGAAGAAAGGCTTTGGCTTTTTCGGAAGAGGCTTTTTTGAAATCCGCGTACAAATCATCGACGTTTAAAAGTTCTGCCATCGCTTCGTACAAAGGAGCAGCATTCATGGGAGGATTTTGATTCATATCGAAGTTTTTGATCTGCTGATGGGCAATGGCATCAATCAAAAGCGCTTGTTCATCGTTTACATGTAAAAGTTCACACACGCGTTTGGTCTGGTCATAAATACAGGTTAAACAGCGCTCTTGAATTTTCATGTGATTCTTTTAGAAAGATTTGAGGAAGGGGAAAGAAGGAAAGGCAGTATCACCATTCGTGTTACTGCCCAAAAAGTATTATTTTCTAAGTTCTCTAATTTTTGCAGCTTTACCACGTCTATCTCTAAGATAGAAGAGTTTCGCACGACGTACAACACCACGTCTAAGAACAACGATCTCATCAATACTATCAGAGTAGATTGGGAAGATTCTCTCTACACCAACACTGTTTGCACCGATTTTTCTTACCATGAAAGTCTCGCCCGTACCCGTACCACGTCTTGCAATACAAATACCTTCAAAATTTTGAACACGTTGTTTATCG
Above is a genomic segment from Sulfurospirillum halorespirans DSM 13726 containing:
- a CDS encoding PLP-dependent aminotransferase family protein, with the translated sequence MQTKFAKRVTTASRSFTRTILDLTAQSSIISFAGGLPDAALFPRENIEKHAKELFKTEDNRLFQYSNASGVEALKVEIAKKYVNTTSAQIMLTNGSQQGLDLVCKTFLDEKDCIIVEDPSYLAALGLFHMYNATIKAVPLSSKGVDTEVLEVLFRDYSPKFFYTIPIFQNPTGYSYTLENRHEVVRLAQKYNVILLEDSPYEALRYDGVQTTAFADLLPELTIALGTFSKTLAPDFRIGWMKAPQEIISALTLSKESTDLQNSKFFQHICAKMMQSGELQEHTKTLIAYYRPKRDAMVNALHKLFGDSIEFVVPEGGMFIWVNFKKCADSMKLFDVAIKKGVAFVPGSVFFADKRVTSYGRLNYTNSSLEQIETGVKKLYEAYQKV
- a CDS encoding DUF4198 domain-containing protein, producing the protein MKVFSLLLLSVFTASVCFAHQVVASKKENSYEAIYWNHETFEPYAKEQLKGVKAFGVNGKPISAGIDYSSSVPKILTDADVGMMSFSFDAGHWVKGTKGFEHVSANQAKGVVFGTLKSHKFSKTLFSWNEAFSKPVGLYMEVVPLVNPLMLKVGDTFPVLVLKEGVPLANAGFESSDEEEPGYKTDAYGIAQIPVKKKGLFIVAAKYYAQQYADPSVDAVTIQSSLSFTVK
- a CDS encoding damage-control phosphatase ARMT1 family protein, translating into MKIQERCLTCIYDQTKRVCELLHVNDEQALLIDAIAHQQIKNFDMNQNPPMNAAPLYEAMAELLNVDDLYADFKKASSEKAKAFLPLCEAKINASANTLFEATKTAVAGNVIDLAAVMLYDLEEELEKIYHTPFAIDDFKMLEAQLKHTQTLVYLADNAGEEIFDKLYIQTIQKLYPTIEVYYFVRGRPIINDLTCKDALASRMDEIAMIVDSGVPTPGLVLELMNEEARGIFEKAECIIAKGMGNYECLGETKGLPIFFLFKVKCDVVAQAVGAALGSIICKHGI
- the rplS gene encoding 50S ribosomal protein L19, translating into MRNKFIEAFEAGQIAEKNVPAFRAGDTLRVAVKIIEGDKQRVQNFEGICIARRGTGTGETFMVRKIGANSVGVERIFPIYSDSIDEIVVLRRGVVRRAKLFYLRDRRGKAAKIRELRK
- the bioD gene encoding dethiobiotin synthase, translating into MKYPPIFITATNTDVGKTYTTLKLLEALSAKGFKVGVMKPIETGVVTHPVDATLLFETAKRYHPALEVLKLRDIVPYQFELPAAPFVAKGRKKVSLELLESAYAKIEALCDIVLIEGAGGLLVPIEEDLYMYDFIRLFNAKTLLVGHDQLGCINDILLNLHLLDGLGVDDYEWCVNFKGDRASFDETTLPFFKKVFGRVLSVQDDMDEILKSLVRYHDVQADKL
- a CDS encoding AraC family transcriptional regulator, producing MKHKINTKNDHIERVNEVLFYIHGAIGKNFSVEELSSLVAMSPFHFNRIFKEQIKESVHAYIKRVKLEHAANLLLFNPDATITHIMHEVGFSSNASFSQAFKENFGVTPTKWREVDRANENRDYTFANTPLHVKICSMPSFDVAYVRHKGYDRSIKMAWLKLQAWALHEGIDFAQQKMTGLHHSNPRFVESSQCHYVACLELPSHQKFYRSGEVGVMRIPPTFCAVFSLQGKYGDLKKYMDVIYHDWLPKSVYEKAALPSFALYRKNHFIEADELFDLDFCVPVRFK
- a CDS encoding glycine zipper 2TM domain-containing protein gives rise to the protein MKKIFYASLLLLGSLLYAETLNLTEEVRVITSKPEYRMVNSRVPYQECWDEQVEVHYAPQPSNDGSGVAGALIGGVAGGVLGHQVGGGRGNTAATVGGAIVGTLVGKNLAENATSTPPPPGYRIERRCATRYEEKSMEQFMGYRNTANYKGQTIVKYSDKPLEFIRLNVMVTY
- a CDS encoding aspartate carbamoyltransferase catalytic subunit, which codes for MNHLINTRDFSLEEIEQLFERATEFLDEKPREILKNKTVITIFFENSTRTRSSFEIAAKRLGAMVVSLDVSRSSSSKGETLFDTAANLDAMGPDAIVVRHKSSGVPHILANYVNCPIVNGGDGSHAHPTQALLDLFTMKRHFGDIKGKKVAIVGDIKNSRVANSNIELLGRVGVEVILVGPPHFLPQTDLRVHHSIEEVIDEVDVIMSLRAQTERHANQIYASLKDYGTDFCITSKLMGERDIIILHPGPVHRNVDVDDFMMKDPRSKILEQVKNGVAVRMAVLEKLIEH